In the genome of Bernardetia sp., one region contains:
- a CDS encoding LptF/LptG family permease has product MFKKIDKLVAHSFFGLFFLTFSVVLFILLMVFMSKYFEDLVGKGLGAEVFAELFFYFSLTLVPQALPLAILLASLMAFGNMGEHNELTAIKGCGISLIRILMPVGLFAIFLTGVAYIFNDRIVPEVNLKAYRLLYDVRQKEPTLDFPEGSFYNGLPGWSIRIGEKVKGTDSLKDLIIYDHRSARGNTDVIIADKGVMRNKQDEQILEFRVENGNRYSEQVANGGKNKNAFVRDKFEQATFNFDLSFLQMNETSEELFTQNRYMMTVAQLNAEADSLLIDAREVEKENASRARSYFDYTFFVDFERERLAQRAASEKKQAELKKAKADSINKVFNKSDSAILAEQNQRVSLDSSNFTTQSQKDSSISVTEVDSAKIRKIDSLKQVNAAAIHNSQQKSKILPSSSGNLSDSISSRLINNNENISYTPNTVSRSNSIEDLDTIDWQNLPDTITVAYQNFSEKSIENVMDRALTKVRNMRSFTHTNGERVERFEYDSRRALLEKNKRYSLAVACFVMFLIGAPLGAIIKKGGLGVPVLISIVFFILFYFMTITGDKWAREKVVSIFIGSWAANILLFVFGILFLLQARADSRLFEIDAYVVLFGKIKRLFVKEKPQEKKETV; this is encoded by the coding sequence ATGTTCAAAAAGATAGATAAACTGGTAGCCCATTCCTTTTTTGGGCTTTTCTTCCTTACTTTTTCAGTAGTATTGTTTATTCTACTGATGGTTTTTATGTCCAAATATTTTGAAGACTTGGTGGGTAAAGGACTTGGAGCAGAAGTATTTGCAGAACTGTTTTTTTATTTCTCCCTTACGCTTGTTCCACAGGCTCTGCCTCTTGCTATTTTGCTTGCTTCGCTGATGGCTTTTGGAAACATGGGAGAACACAACGAACTGACAGCCATAAAAGGATGTGGAATTTCGCTTATCCGAATACTTATGCCAGTCGGACTATTTGCTATTTTTCTGACAGGAGTCGCCTATATTTTTAATGATAGAATTGTTCCAGAAGTAAATTTAAAGGCATATAGACTTTTATATGATGTTCGACAAAAAGAACCTACATTAGACTTCCCAGAAGGCTCATTCTACAACGGATTACCAGGCTGGAGTATCAGAATTGGAGAAAAAGTAAAAGGTACAGATAGCTTAAAAGATTTGATTATCTATGACCACAGAAGCGCAAGAGGAAATACAGATGTCATCATTGCTGATAAAGGTGTGATGAGAAACAAACAAGATGAACAAATACTGGAATTTCGTGTAGAAAATGGAAACCGTTATTCTGAACAAGTTGCCAACGGAGGAAAAAATAAAAATGCCTTTGTAAGAGATAAATTTGAGCAAGCTACCTTTAATTTTGATTTGTCTTTTCTACAGATGAATGAAACATCAGAAGAACTCTTTACACAAAACCGTTATATGATGACGGTAGCACAGCTAAACGCAGAAGCAGACTCATTGTTGATAGATGCTAGAGAAGTAGAAAAAGAAAATGCCAGCCGAGCAAGAAGTTATTTCGACTACACTTTCTTTGTAGATTTTGAAAGGGAAAGATTAGCCCAACGTGCAGCATCTGAAAAAAAACAAGCAGAACTAAAAAAAGCTAAAGCCGATTCAATAAATAAAGTCTTTAATAAAAGTGATTCTGCCATTTTAGCAGAACAAAATCAGAGAGTAAGTTTAGATAGTTCGAATTTCACTACTCAAAGTCAGAAAGATAGTTCTATATCAGTAACAGAAGTAGATTCAGCTAAAATAAGAAAGATAGATTCACTCAAACAAGTAAATGCAGCAGCAATACATAACTCACAGCAGAAAAGTAAAATTTTGCCTTCTTCAAGTGGTAATTTATCAGACAGTATAAGTTCAAGACTTATAAATAATAATGAAAACATAAGTTATACTCCAAATACTGTATCTCGTTCTAACTCCATAGAAGATTTGGACACAATAGATTGGCAAAACCTACCTGATACCATAACAGTAGCTTACCAAAATTTTTCAGAAAAAAGTATTGAGAATGTTATGGATAGAGCTTTAACCAAAGTCAGAAATATGCGTTCTTTTACTCACACTAATGGCGAAAGGGTGGAACGTTTTGAGTACGATTCAAGAAGAGCTTTATTAGAAAAAAACAAACGTTATTCTCTTGCCGTAGCTTGTTTTGTTATGTTTTTGATAGGTGCACCACTAGGAGCAATTATTAAGAAAGGTGGTTTGGGAGTTCCAGTTCTTATTTCTATTGTTTTCTTTATTCTCTTCTATTTCATGACTATTACAGGAGACAAATGGGCGAGAGAGAAGGTAGTTTCCATTTTTATTGGTTCTTGGGCTGCCAACATATTACTTTTTGTATTTGGAATTTTATTTCTTTTACAAGCCAGAGCAGATTCTAGGCTTTTCGAAATAGATGCTTATGTGGTTTTGTTTGGAAAAATAAAACGTCTGTTTGTAAAAGAAAAACCTCAAGAGAAAAAGGAGACTGTATAA
- a CDS encoding universal stress protein codes for MKTLLVPTNFSLSSAKALQYAVVLAKEFGSKIIVHHTYPQNSPIHLLSDLENQLHVFISEYDFECYTQSEDYLKIETSIRQGREKENILNIIRKHDADILILSAKDRSQWEGIPFERLISQTLEQTLSSILIVPSEIEIQKNIEHVVFALSLDEEDADIIDSLLLFCEVLGAHLTCLHVSANEKERNFIDYQLKPLQETYTSISKDKMSFEVIYNKSIQEGISNFLDIKPAQLLVMLTKERSFFEGLFHRSVSQGMSFQSKVPVMIVKL; via the coding sequence ATGAAAACGCTGCTTGTTCCTACCAACTTTTCTCTATCTTCTGCAAAGGCTCTGCAATATGCTGTGGTGCTTGCAAAAGAGTTTGGTTCGAAAATCATTGTACATCATACCTATCCTCAAAACAGTCCTATCCATTTATTATCTGACCTAGAAAATCAACTTCATGTATTCATTAGTGAATATGATTTTGAATGTTACACACAATCAGAAGATTATCTCAAAATAGAGACTTCTATCAGACAAGGAAGAGAAAAAGAGAATATTCTCAATATCATAAGAAAGCATGATGCTGATATTCTGATTTTGTCGGCTAAAGACCGTTCGCAATGGGAAGGAATTCCCTTCGAACGCCTTATTTCTCAAACTTTAGAGCAAACGCTTTCCTCTATCTTGATTGTACCTTCTGAAATTGAAATACAAAAAAATATAGAACATGTCGTTTTTGCGCTATCTTTAGATGAAGAAGACGCTGATATTATAGACTCTTTACTTCTTTTCTGTGAAGTGTTGGGGGCGCATCTTACTTGTTTGCATGTTTCTGCCAATGAAAAAGAAAGGAATTTTATAGATTATCAGTTGAAGCCCTTACAAGAAACATATACTTCTATTTCAAAAGACAAAATGAGCTTTGAAGTTATTTATAATAAAAGTATTCAAGAAGGTATTAGTAATTTTTTAGATATAAAACCAGCCCAGTTGTTGGTAATGCTAACAAAAGAACGTTCCTTTTTTGAAGGGCTTTTTCATAGAAGCGTTTCTCAAGGAATGAGTTTTCAGAGTAAAGTGCCTGTTATGATTGTGAAATTGTAG
- a CDS encoding tetratricopeptide repeat protein: MFRYYLFFLLAFGISFSVFGQTTQNVDELLKAARYEQSEEKLASALRYYLQAVNKLEKQKDKKALFQVYTEIGVIYQNGGLHDKAIEYFTKSQEVIDANSSSQAAVSMRLGESYLAQRDYEQAVAAYQNAKQIYKPQNKPYATIQALRQLITAYQANKDYQTALEANKEVLEVDRQIGDSSAVAATLNNIGYVHKFLGNYTKALKNFEQARKIEKKLGLEEDPITLTNTAIVYQNLAQYDNALRFLKEATKIVEDKKRFQELSRLYNITAAIYYQLGDYHNAREYNQLALEYAQKYNQREIEQDIYLTASQINQANNNYEDALKSYEKHLNIRDSLLLEERLKQQELLQQQFLIERTEKELQLYLVDEELKTAQLKEQELTLEKQNQELALLQQKQELQAERLERDALEKQRTKQELLIAQQQLNAEKAKQEVKELQQKELNRQREVEKLEQQAALDKQTLARERAEAEKQQAQAQAEANLKEAEAEAQRQIFAIVGILSLLIFLVIGFAFINSKKKNKELAQQKDQIESKNVELEQQTEEIQMQRDAIAHKSEEVNELYTKVTDSVRYAQRIQEAILEPPIQVFTPLGENAKGFILFKPRDIVSGDFYWTTEKDDRVVLTAIDCTGHGVPGAFMSLIGNDLLNEIVNIRGITTPHEILNQLHRAVQSTLKQRETENRDGMDMALCVYDKNKNILEFAGAKNPLLYIQEGKIKTIKGNKKPIGGKDFYEADSFTTHTLDLNEANAPTTFYIFSDGYQDQFGGIEGRKFMIKRMRELLQEIHQEPMEEQHKMLDEIIMDWMKNEEQIDDILVMGFKIS, encoded by the coding sequence ATGTTTCGTTATTATTTATTTTTCTTATTGGCTTTCGGAATTAGTTTTTCTGTTTTTGGGCAAACCACTCAAAATGTAGATGAACTACTTAAAGCAGCACGCTATGAGCAAAGTGAGGAAAAACTGGCAAGTGCGCTACGTTATTATTTACAAGCAGTCAATAAATTAGAAAAACAAAAAGACAAAAAAGCTCTCTTTCAAGTCTATACAGAAATAGGAGTCATTTATCAGAATGGAGGACTCCACGATAAAGCCATTGAATATTTTACAAAGTCTCAAGAGGTAATTGATGCCAATTCTTCTTCACAAGCTGCTGTTTCTATGCGTTTGGGAGAATCTTATTTAGCTCAAAGAGATTATGAGCAAGCCGTTGCAGCCTACCAAAATGCAAAACAAATTTATAAACCACAGAACAAGCCTTACGCCACTATTCAGGCTCTGCGTCAGCTCATTACGGCTTATCAAGCAAATAAAGATTATCAGACAGCTTTAGAAGCAAATAAGGAAGTACTGGAAGTTGATAGGCAAATTGGAGACTCTTCTGCTGTGGCTGCCACACTAAACAACATTGGCTATGTTCATAAATTTTTAGGGAACTATACCAAAGCTCTCAAAAATTTTGAGCAAGCTAGAAAAATAGAGAAAAAATTGGGATTAGAGGAAGACCCAATTACTCTGACCAACACAGCGATTGTTTATCAAAATTTAGCACAATACGACAATGCATTACGATTTTTGAAAGAGGCAACGAAAATTGTAGAAGACAAAAAGCGATTTCAAGAGCTTTCTCGTCTTTACAACATTACAGCAGCTATTTATTATCAGTTAGGAGATTATCATAATGCTAGAGAGTATAATCAACTTGCTTTAGAATATGCTCAAAAGTATAATCAAAGAGAAATAGAACAAGATATTTATCTTACAGCCTCTCAAATCAATCAAGCCAATAATAATTATGAAGATGCACTAAAATCCTATGAAAAACATTTGAATATTCGTGATTCTTTGCTTTTAGAAGAACGTTTGAAACAACAGGAACTCTTACAACAGCAGTTTCTGATAGAGCGAACAGAAAAAGAATTACAACTTTATTTGGTAGATGAAGAACTCAAAACAGCACAGCTTAAAGAACAAGAACTAACCTTAGAAAAGCAAAATCAAGAACTTGCCCTTCTTCAACAAAAACAGGAACTTCAAGCTGAAAGGTTGGAAAGAGATGCCTTAGAAAAACAGCGTACTAAGCAAGAACTTTTAATTGCCCAACAACAACTCAATGCAGAAAAAGCCAAGCAAGAGGTAAAAGAACTTCAACAGAAAGAACTAAATAGACAAAGAGAAGTAGAAAAACTAGAACAGCAGGCAGCCTTAGACAAACAAACTCTGGCTAGAGAGCGAGCAGAAGCCGAAAAACAACAAGCCCAAGCCCAAGCAGAAGCCAATCTAAAAGAAGCAGAAGCAGAAGCACAACGACAAATATTTGCTATTGTAGGCATTTTGAGTTTGCTCATTTTTCTAGTTATTGGTTTTGCCTTTATCAATTCAAAAAAGAAAAATAAAGAACTCGCACAGCAAAAAGACCAAATTGAATCTAAAAATGTAGAGTTAGAACAGCAAACTGAAGAAATTCAGATGCAGCGTGATGCCATTGCTCATAAAAGTGAGGAGGTAAACGAACTTTATACAAAAGTTACGGACAGTGTGCGTTATGCTCAACGTATTCAAGAAGCCATTTTAGAACCTCCCATACAAGTATTTACTCCACTTGGAGAAAATGCAAAGGGTTTTATTTTATTTAAGCCTCGTGATATTGTGAGTGGAGATTTTTATTGGACAACCGAAAAGGATGACAGAGTAGTGCTGACTGCTATTGACTGTACAGGACACGGAGTTCCAGGGGCTTTTATGTCACTGATTGGAAATGATTTGCTCAATGAAATCGTAAATATTAGAGGGATTACAACGCCACACGAAATTTTAAACCAACTCCACAGAGCCGTACAAAGTACACTCAAACAAAGAGAAACCGAAAACCGTGATGGAATGGATATGGCTCTTTGTGTCTATGATAAAAATAAGAATATACTAGAGTTTGCAGGGGCAAAAAATCCACTTCTTTATATTCAAGAGGGAAAAATCAAAACCATAAAAGGTAATAAAAAACCGATTGGAGGAAAAGATTTTTATGAAGCAGATTCATTTACTACACATACGTTAGATTTGAATGAAGCAAATGCTCCAACTACTTTTTATATTTTTTCAGATGGCTATCAAGACCAGTTTGGTGGAATAGAGGGACGAAAATTTATGATAAAACGCATGAGAGAGTTGCTTCAAGAAATCCATCAAGAACCAATGGAAGAACAACACAAGATGTTAGATGAAATAATAATGGACTGGATGAAAAATGAGGAACAAATAGATGATATTCTTGTGATGGGCTTCAAAATAAGCTAA
- a CDS encoding methyltransferase domain-containing protein, whose protein sequence is MNKPTKKQSPLKKYLVTCDYNLEDLVIEEIKKNIPNATEVEQFENFSHRVSFSVPSQENTTLEKILSLRSIHSVIELKAAFYLEDPTLENLKAEIMKIDLPEMETAKSFRASAERYGNHDFTSMDMAKHIGHTVILRYQTSVSLDDYEYNLRVDILGSFVFMGYQLTNDILSHRQGKYNRIERNFHHRAATKHSIAYHLLTLAGLQEGDSLLDCTCGGGTIVLEAASMFGEKIKILAGDMHERAIKGTKENLALNGFDFVEVRELNARHLDETIQDYVLENGKIDKIVCNLPFGIQSGKQVNMRGLYDQFLSSASNVLSKNGKIVVLTMRQAVFREVVFMIKKYKITKEYVTEAGGLYLHIFVLEKI, encoded by the coding sequence GTGAATAAACCTACTAAAAAACAAAGTCCATTGAAAAAATATTTAGTAACCTGTGATTATAATTTGGAAGATTTAGTCATAGAGGAAATCAAAAAAAATATTCCTAACGCAACAGAAGTTGAGCAGTTTGAGAATTTTTCGCATCGTGTTTCGTTTTCTGTTCCTAGTCAAGAGAATACCACTCTTGAAAAAATACTTTCTTTGCGAAGTATTCACTCTGTAATAGAACTCAAAGCTGCTTTTTACTTAGAAGACCCTACTTTGGAAAACTTGAAAGCAGAGATAATGAAAATAGATTTGCCAGAAATGGAAACGGCAAAATCTTTCCGTGCTAGTGCAGAGCGTTATGGAAATCATGATTTTACTTCTATGGATATGGCAAAACATATCGGACATACAGTTATTTTGCGTTACCAAACTTCTGTTTCTTTAGATGATTATGAGTATAATTTGAGAGTAGATATTTTAGGAAGTTTTGTTTTTATGGGCTATCAACTGACAAACGATATACTCTCACATCGCCAAGGCAAATACAATAGAATTGAACGAAACTTTCATCATAGAGCAGCTACCAAACATTCTATAGCCTATCATTTGCTAACTTTAGCTGGTTTGCAAGAAGGAGATTCTTTGCTAGACTGTACTTGTGGAGGAGGAACTATCGTTTTGGAGGCTGCTAGTATGTTTGGAGAAAAAATAAAAATTTTGGCTGGCGATATGCATGAAAGAGCCATTAAAGGAACAAAAGAAAATTTGGCTCTCAATGGTTTTGATTTTGTAGAAGTCAGAGAGCTAAATGCTCGTCATTTGGATGAAACTATACAAGATTACGTCTTGGAAAATGGAAAGATAGACAAGATTGTTTGTAATCTTCCTTTTGGCATTCAGTCGGGCAAACAAGTCAATATGAGAGGACTTTATGACCAGTTTCTTAGTTCGGCAAGCAACGTTTTATCTAAAAATGGAAAAATAGTAGTCTTGACGATGCGACAAGCTGTCTTCAGAGAAGTCGTTTTTATGATAAAAAAATATAAAATTACAAAAGAATACGTTACAGAGGCTGGAGGTCTGTATCTTCATATCTTTGTTTTGGAAAAAATATAA